CTCAGCGGCCATCAGACCGGGCACCACCAGGCCCAGCCCCAGCGCCAGGCTGAGGCGGACTACGCCCGCCAGCCGCAGCCGGCTCAGGGCCGCGTGCAGGGCCGGCACGCCCAGGCCAATCCAGATGCTAAAGGCCAGCGTGGCCCCGGCAAAGGTGTAGTCCCGCTCCCGGGGCTCCTGGGGCGGCTGGTTGAGGTAGAGCACGATGGCCACGCCGGTCAGCAGAAACAGCAGGGCCACCATACCGGCCTGGGGGCGGTTGCGGCGCGCCTGCCAGCCCAGGCCCGCCAGGCCTAGCAGCAGCGGCAAGCCCAGCAGGGCGTTGCGGGCCGGGTTGTTGGCGAGGCCGGCGGGCAGGCCACTTTTGGTTTGCCAGGGCCAGAGTACCCCGGCGTGCTGCACGTCGCTCTGCCGCCCCACGAAGTTCCAGCCGAAGTAGCGCCAGAACATATGCCCCAGCTGATACTGCCACAAGAACCCCAGGTTTTGGGCCATGCTGGGCTTGCGCCCGGTTTCGAGGTTCGTTACCCACTTGCGGTACTGGCGCACCAGCTCGGGCGTGGCCCCACCCGGCCCGGCGTAGATGCGGGGCAGGAGCAGGTTGTCGGCGGGGTCGTAGCGCAGCTCGGGGCGGTGCTCGGCCACCACGTACCGGCCGCCCTGGCGCACGTAGCGCGGGGCGCCGTCTTGCTGGGCTACGGGCTGGGCAAACAGGTGAGGGCCGTACAGCAGGGGCCGGGTGCCGTATTGCTCCCGGCGCAGGTAGCTCACGAAGCTGAGCACCTCGTTAGGCGCGTTTTCATTGATGGTGGGGTTAAACGAGCTGCGAATCGGCACAATGAGGTACGACGAGTACCCAATCAGCACAAACACCAGAGCCAGCAGCCCCGTGTGCAAAGCCGCCCGTCCGGTTCGGTGTGCGTACCGAAAACCCAGCCCAATCAGTCCCAGGAATAAGACCAGGAAGATGATGAGCCCCGAATTGAATGGCAGCCCGAACGTATTCACGAAGAACACCTCAGAGGCACCCGCCAGCGTGGGCAGGCCCGGAATGACGCCCTCCAGCACCACCAGCACCAGCGCGGCCCCTACCAGCAGAGTGCGCACCACGCCCCCGGCCGTGGGGCGGGCCGTGCGGCGAAAGTACCACACCAGGCTGAGCACCGGAATAGCCAGCAGGTTAAGCAAATGCACTCCGATGCTCAGCCCAATAACGTAGGCAATGAGCACCAGCCACCGGTCGGCGCGGGGCGTGTCGGCCTGCTGCTCCCAGCGCAGCATCAGCCACACCACCAGGGCCGTGCCCAGCGTGGACAGAGCATACACTTCAGCTTCCACGGCGTTAAACCAGAACGAATCGGAAAACGCAAAGGCCAGGCTGCCCACCACGCCGGCTCCTAGCACCTGCGCCTGCGTCGTGCGGGTTGGCTGGCCTGGCAGCACCATTGTACGCTCGGCCAGGTGGGTGATGATGCCGAACAGCAGGGCCACCGTAGCCGCACTAGCCACCGCCGACACCATATTCACCAGCACCGCCACAACAGCCGGATTACCGAACGACAGCAGGGAAAACAGCCGCCCCAGCAGCAAGTACAAGGGCGCACCGGGCGGGTGCGGCACCAGCAGCCGGTAGGCGCTAGCCGTAAACTCGCCACAGTCCCAGAACGACACGGTGGGCTCCAGCGTGGCCCAGTACACGGTTAGCGTCAGCAGAAACAGGCCGCCGCCACACCAGGATTTCAGTCGGGAATACGTCATGCGCAGACTGGTTAAGAGAAAGAAAAAAGCATCCGGCATGCCGGATGCTTTTTTCGGCTCAGGCGTTGCCTGGGGCGTTGTGGCTTTCGGGCGTGGTAGCTACCAGCTCAGCTCCACCGTCACGGCCGTGGAGCCGCCCGCGTCGTCGTCGGTGATGAGGAGCAGTTCGTAGCGGCTGGCGCTGGAGCGGCTCTGGACAGAGCCTGCCCGCACCAGCGGCAACCCCAATCGAAGTGCGCCGAGTACCGGAACTACGTCGGGTATAGCGAGGCCAAGCCCACTAACACCCGCTTTTGGCGGGCGTTAGTGGGCAAGAGAGTTTAGGTTCCGGACTTTTACAGCGTCAGGCCGCCGGTAAGGCGAATGTCGCGGGAGGAGCTGCCGACGAGCACCTCAAACTTGCCGGGCTCCAGCACCCACTGTTTTTTGGTTTCATTGTAGTACTGAAAAGCTTCCGGGCCCAGCGTTAGCGTAATGGTTTTGGCTTCGCCGGGCTTCAGGGCTACTTTCTGAAAAGCCTTCAGCTCCTTTTCGGGGCGCTTGACGGCGGCTTTCTCGTCTTTCACATACACCTGCACCACTTCGGCGCCGGCCACCTTGCCGGTGTTGGTTAGGGTGAGCTGCACGGTGGCACGCTGCGGGCCGGGCGTCACGGTCAGGTTGTCGTACTTGAAGGTGGTGTAGCTCAGGCCGTGGCCGAAGGCGAACTGCGGGGCCACTTTGTAGGTGTCGAAGTAGCGGTAGCCCACGAAAATGTCTTCCCGATAGGTTTGCGTGAGGCTGTCCTGGCGGCTAGTGCTGGGGTAGTCGCCGAGCTTGTGGGCCGGCGAGTCGGCCAGCTTCACGGGAAAGGTCATGGGCAGCTTGCCTGAGGGGTTTACCTCGCCAAACAGAATGCGGGCCAACGCCGTGCCGCCTTCCATGCCGGGGTACCAGGCCTGCACAATGCCTTTGGCCTGCCCCACCCAGGCCGTCATATCAGTGGGGCCGCCGCCCATGAGCACTACCACGGTGCGGGGGTTGGCTTGCAGCACGGCCTTGATGAGCTCGTCCTGGCCGAAGGGCAGGTTCATGCTGGGCTTGTCGACGGCCTCAGCGTCGAAGGCGTTGTCTTCCCACTTGCTGTAGTCGTAGCCGTGGGTCCAGCTGGCTACTACCACGGCCACGTCGGCGGCTTTGGCAGCGGCCACAGCCTGCTGAATCAGAGCTGGGTCGGCGCCCTGGCCGCGGGCAATTTTATGGCCCGGCGCGAAGCTCACCGCCACCTGATTACCCAGGGCTTTTTGCAGCCCTTCCAGGGGCGTGATTTCGTAGAGGGCTTTAATCTGGGAGCTGCCACCGCCCATGGAATTGTTCCGGTCGGCGCTGGCCCCGATGACGGCCATGGTTTTGAGCGCCGTCCTGGAAAGCGGCAGCAGGTTGCCTTCGTTTTTGAGCAGCACAATACCCTCCTCCGCTACTTTCTGGGCCGTAAGCTGATGCTCGCGGGTGTTGAAGGCGCCGGGCGTGCGCTTGGCCCCATCGAGGCGGTTGATTTGGTACATCACCCGCAAAATGCGGCGCACTTTGTCGTCGATCAGCGGCAACAGCCTGGGGTCTTTCTTGACGGCTTCCAGCGCGGGGTCGGCGAGAAAAAACCGGTCGTAGAGCGTTTTGGCGGGGGCGGTCGGCGTGGTAGCCGAAGCCGCCGTAGCGGTTTGGTCGGTGCTGCTGTACATCAACGACAGGTCGGTGCCCATTTCCAGGTCGGTGCCGTTGCGCAAGGCCTCGTCGGTGTTGTGCACCGAGCCCCAGTCGCTGATGACCATGCCCTTGAAGCCCCATTCGCCTTTAAGAATGTTATTCATCAAGTAGGCATTGTGGGTGGCCCACTGGCCCCGAAACTTGTTGTAGGCGCCCATGAGCGTGTACACGCCGCCTTCCTGCACGGCCGCCTTGAAGCCCGGCAGGTAAATTTCGCGTAAGGCCCGCTCGCTCATGTTCACGTTGATGGCATCACGGTGCGTTTCTTGATTGTTGGCCGCGTAATGCTTCACGCAGGCCGAAATGCCCTGGTCCTGCACGCCCTGGATGTACCCCACCGCCATGCGCGACACCAGGTAGGGGTCTTCGCTCAAGTACTCAAAGTTGCGCCCATTCAGGGGCGTGCGGATGATGTTGATGCCGGGGCCGAGAATTACATCTTTGCCCCGGTACTTGGCTTCGCTGCCCAGCACTTTGCCGAAGGCGTAGCCCAGCTCGGGGTTCCAGGTGGCGGCCAGCGTGTTGCCGGTGGGCAGGTAGGTGCTGGCGTCCTGCACGTCTTTCACCGGCTTCCAGTCGCGGCCCTGCTCGGGGCGCACGCCGTGCGGACCGTCGGAAGTAACCAGTTCGGGTATGCCCAGGCGCTTGATACCACCAGCAGCAAACGACGAGTTGGCGTGAATCATAGTCACCTTCTCCTGCAAGGTCATCTGCTTAAGCAGGACGTTGATTTTGGCCTCGTTAGCCAGCAAGGCAGCCTGGCGGTTTGGCGTAGCGGCCGACTTGGGAGCTGCGGCAGCAGGCTTTTTAGTTGCCGTAGCAGTAGGCTGGCGCAGGGCTGGTTTGGTTTGCGCGGCTGCGCCAAGCACTATAGTGCAGCACAGCACGGTGCCGAGCACGGCGGTGCGGGGAAAGGAAGAAAGCATACGGTTGGAAGTAGGAGGAGTAGGCATTGGGAGGAGGAAGGAAAAAATCTTTTGTCAACTGCGCCCGCCGAATCTGACGC
This region of Hymenobacter sp. YIM 151500-1 genomic DNA includes:
- a CDS encoding glycosyltransferase family 117 protein, encoding MTYSRLKSWCGGGLFLLTLTVYWATLEPTVSFWDCGEFTASAYRLLVPHPPGAPLYLLLGRLFSLLSFGNPAVVAVLVNMVSAVASAATVALLFGIITHLAERTMVLPGQPTRTTQAQVLGAGVVGSLAFAFSDSFWFNAVEAEVYALSTLGTALVVWLMLRWEQQADTPRADRWLVLIAYVIGLSIGVHLLNLLAIPVLSLVWYFRRTARPTAGGVVRTLLVGAALVLVVLEGVIPGLPTLAGASEVFFVNTFGLPFNSGLIIFLVLFLGLIGLGFRYAHRTGRAALHTGLLALVFVLIGYSSYLIVPIRSSFNPTINENAPNEVLSFVSYLRREQYGTRPLLYGPHLFAQPVAQQDGAPRYVRQGGRYVVAEHRPELRYDPADNLLLPRIYAGPGGATPELVRQYRKWVTNLETGRKPSMAQNLGFLWQYQLGHMFWRYFGWNFVGRQSDVQHAGVLWPWQTKSGLPAGLANNPARNALLGLPLLLGLAGLGWQARRNRPQAGMVALLFLLTGVAIVLYLNQPPQEPRERDYTFAGATLAFSIWIGLGVPALHAALSRLRLAGVVRLSLALGLGLVVPGLMAAEGWDDHDRSGRFAAADYARNVLSTLAPNAILITEADNDTFPLWYVQEVEGFRTDVRVAVSSYLNTDWYVNQMRQRSYQSAPWPLSIPARQYRQGTNDYLPLVENPAVRELNVQEFVELVGQNSPLLQVRYAEGSRPLLSFPSPRLVLPVDTAALVRSGAVPRPRRGQVVARMEWEVSGGVLEKKDLVLLDLLATNAWQRPVYFANTTSPATRLGLEKYLQVEGLASRVLPCRAPAPTAAELRLPEDGVVATDLLYDSLMRKYRYRNLDNPRVYYDDSQRFILSGYRQQFARLARACLAEGQPARAQQVLRKCLAVLPDAALPYDAYSPDLVPPLLAVGETDRAHEIMDTLTARTAQRLAYYAAHPNAALFDRDISLQLFTLQHLYQAAADTNDAPRAQLLAGLLQQHGITD
- a CDS encoding glycoside hydrolase family 3 C-terminal domain-containing protein; amino-acid sequence: MLSSFPRTAVLGTVLCCTIVLGAAAQTKPALRQPTATATKKPAAAAPKSAATPNRQAALLANEAKINVLLKQMTLQEKVTMIHANSSFAAGGIKRLGIPELVTSDGPHGVRPEQGRDWKPVKDVQDASTYLPTGNTLAATWNPELGYAFGKVLGSEAKYRGKDVILGPGINIIRTPLNGRNFEYLSEDPYLVSRMAVGYIQGVQDQGISACVKHYAANNQETHRDAINVNMSERALREIYLPGFKAAVQEGGVYTLMGAYNKFRGQWATHNAYLMNNILKGEWGFKGMVISDWGSVHNTDEALRNGTDLEMGTDLSLMYSSTDQTATAASATTPTAPAKTLYDRFFLADPALEAVKKDPRLLPLIDDKVRRILRVMYQINRLDGAKRTPGAFNTREHQLTAQKVAEEGIVLLKNEGNLLPLSRTALKTMAVIGASADRNNSMGGGSSQIKALYEITPLEGLQKALGNQVAVSFAPGHKIARGQGADPALIQQAVAAAKAADVAVVVASWTHGYDYSKWEDNAFDAEAVDKPSMNLPFGQDELIKAVLQANPRTVVVLMGGGPTDMTAWVGQAKGIVQAWYPGMEGGTALARILFGEVNPSGKLPMTFPVKLADSPAHKLGDYPSTSRQDSLTQTYREDIFVGYRYFDTYKVAPQFAFGHGLSYTTFKYDNLTVTPGPQRATVQLTLTNTGKVAGAEVVQVYVKDEKAAVKRPEKELKAFQKVALKPGEAKTITLTLGPEAFQYYNETKKQWVLEPGKFEVLVGSSSRDIRLTGGLTL